In the genome of Luteitalea sp., one region contains:
- a CDS encoding FtsX-like permease family protein: MMDAARQLRVSLNRLNEIILGKRGITADTPVAVLEDLPATVDAAPGRLGTCVGGRGPHSPGGVVMFRLFRRLRVLAGRGRLDVEVRREVDFHLAMETERRQRAGESEGEARHAGMRDFGPVTRGREEVHDARGMTFWDTLGQDARYRLRTLASAPGYTLAAVLILALGIGANTAMFSVIDGVLLEPLPFRNGHELVLVRQAAVKSHRPDAGVSIQELQEYRARLASVRDLVEYHSMAFTLLNHGEPDRVDTGVVSGNFFEMLGIEPLLGRVFIETDDDLGAEAVLMLSHAYWQQKFGGDPNVVGRMLEMNNRPHTIVGVLPAFPEYPRENDVYMPTAACPFRAAEEASPSTHRSFSGLDVFGRLVPGATLQRASWDIATIARSFEQSYPRDHEQTGSLGFTGEAVLLGEELVSNARQALYVLVGVTLLVLIIAAANVANLALARTLRRSRELAVRAALGASRGRLLRQLLTESVVVALAGGALGAGLAWLSLDLLVDFVGRFTPRTGQIAIDGVVLAFALLGSIGTGIAFGVAPAVVVRRDLASRMRDGGAQTGEGTGKHQLRSGLVVAQVAVSFALVVGAALLLESFYRLATTPLGFETERVMTAATYGNFTSQATDADSRRFEAEVLTALRSSPGVRAAALTSAVPQSAISPGFVPVTLEGFDDGVRRGVEVDRNYASDQYFDTLGVPLLAGQDFRPSDTPESPPVAIISQSMAKLWKGADPVGRRFTARDVDGERTFTVIGVAADYRLYDVEQENPAQYYRAVSQSPGRGSRLLVRTDGDPRGLVSVIKAAVHGADPDTPVEDIATIAEIRRTTQLAQPRITAALLSIFALVALAITLAGIGGVIGTSVSQRTQEFGLRMALGASRLAVLRLVLRQGLTLAIIGIMLGVAGANSFGRLLASFLFDTPGTDPIVLAAVAALFLIATALATAGPARRATTIDPLRALKGE, encoded by the coding sequence GTGATGGACGCCGCGCGACAGCTGCGTGTCTCTTTGAACCGCTTGAACGAGATCATCCTCGGCAAGCGGGGGATCACCGCCGATACGCCTGTCGCGGTTCTTGAAGACCTCCCCGCAACTGTGGATGCGGCTCCAGGCCGACTGGGAACGTGTGTCGGCGGCCGTGGTCCGCATTCTCCAGGCGGTGTCGTGATGTTCAGGCTGTTTCGTCGTCTGCGCGTGTTGGCGGGCCGCGGCCGGCTCGACGTCGAGGTTCGGAGGGAGGTCGACTTTCACCTCGCGATGGAGACGGAGCGGCGCCAGCGAGCCGGCGAGAGCGAAGGCGAGGCGCGGCACGCAGGGATGCGCGACTTCGGTCCCGTGACCCGCGGCCGCGAGGAGGTGCATGACGCGCGGGGCATGACGTTCTGGGACACGCTCGGCCAGGACGCGCGGTACCGCCTGCGGACGCTCGCGAGCGCGCCCGGGTACACGCTCGCGGCCGTGCTGATTCTTGCGCTTGGCATTGGCGCGAACACGGCGATGTTCTCGGTGATCGACGGCGTGCTCCTCGAGCCGCTGCCGTTCCGCAATGGCCACGAGCTGGTGCTCGTGCGCCAGGCCGCCGTGAAATCCCATCGTCCAGACGCTGGCGTCTCGATTCAGGAGCTGCAGGAGTACCGCGCTCGGCTCGCGAGCGTGCGCGACCTCGTCGAGTATCACTCGATGGCGTTTACGCTGCTCAACCACGGGGAGCCCGACCGCGTGGACACGGGCGTCGTGTCCGGGAACTTCTTCGAGATGCTGGGCATCGAGCCCTTGCTTGGCCGAGTGTTCATCGAGACGGACGACGACCTGGGCGCCGAGGCGGTGCTCATGTTGAGCCACGCGTACTGGCAGCAAAAGTTCGGCGGCGACCCGAACGTCGTTGGCCGCATGCTCGAGATGAACAACAGGCCGCACACCATCGTGGGAGTCCTGCCGGCCTTTCCGGAGTACCCCCGCGAGAACGACGTTTACATGCCGACGGCGGCCTGTCCTTTCCGAGCAGCGGAGGAAGCCTCGCCGTCAACCCATCGGTCGTTCTCAGGCCTCGACGTCTTCGGCCGGCTCGTGCCGGGCGCGACCCTCCAGCGTGCGTCGTGGGACATCGCGACCATCGCGCGCTCGTTCGAGCAGAGCTACCCGCGGGATCACGAGCAGACAGGGAGCTTGGGCTTCACGGGCGAGGCCGTCTTGCTCGGCGAGGAGCTCGTCTCGAACGCGCGACAGGCGCTCTATGTGCTCGTCGGCGTCACCCTGCTCGTGCTGATCATTGCGGCCGCGAACGTGGCGAACCTGGCGCTCGCGCGCACGCTCAGGCGGAGCCGCGAGCTGGCGGTCCGGGCGGCGCTCGGCGCGAGTCGCGGGCGCCTGCTCCGGCAGCTGCTGACGGAGAGCGTCGTCGTCGCGCTCGCCGGAGGTGCGCTCGGCGCGGGCCTCGCCTGGCTCTCGTTGGACTTGCTCGTCGACTTCGTGGGCCGCTTCACGCCGCGCACGGGCCAGATCGCCATCGACGGCGTCGTTCTCGCCTTCGCGCTCCTCGGGTCGATCGGCACCGGCATCGCCTTCGGCGTTGCACCGGCGGTGGTCGTACGGCGCGACCTGGCAAGCCGCATGCGGGATGGCGGTGCGCAAACCGGAGAGGGCACCGGGAAGCATCAGTTGCGGTCCGGGCTGGTCGTCGCCCAGGTGGCGGTGTCGTTCGCGCTTGTCGTCGGCGCCGCGCTACTGCTCGAGAGCTTCTACCGACTGGCAACGACGCCCCTCGGCTTCGAGACCGAGCGCGTCATGACGGCCGCTACGTACGGGAACTTCACGAGCCAGGCGACCGACGCTGATTCGCGGCGCTTCGAAGCCGAGGTGCTCACCGCGCTGCGGTCCTCTCCGGGCGTGCGTGCCGCCGCGTTGACGAGCGCCGTTCCACAGTCGGCCATCTCGCCGGGCTTTGTCCCCGTGACGCTCGAGGGCTTCGACGATGGCGTGCGGCGTGGGGTCGAGGTGGATCGCAACTATGCAAGCGACCAGTACTTCGACACGCTGGGCGTGCCGCTGCTGGCCGGCCAAGACTTCCGGCCGAGCGACACGCCTGAATCGCCGCCAGTCGCCATCATCAGCCAATCCATGGCGAAGCTCTGGAAGGGCGCGGACCCGGTCGGCCGGCGATTCACCGCCCGCGACGTCGACGGCGAGCGGACGTTCACCGTCATTGGCGTTGCCGCCGACTACCGACTCTACGACGTCGAGCAGGAGAACCCGGCACAGTACTATCGAGCGGTGAGTCAGTCACCCGGTAGGGGGTCTCGCCTGCTGGTTCGCACCGACGGCGACCCGCGAGGCCTGGTGTCCGTCATCAAGGCTGCAGTCCACGGCGCCGATCCCGACACCCCGGTGGAAGACATCGCGACGATTGCCGAGATCCGGCGCACGACGCAGCTGGCCCAGCCGAGAATCACCGCCGCACTGCTCTCGATCTTCGCGTTGGTCGCCCTGGCGATCACGCTGGCGGGCATCGGCGGCGTCATCGGCACCAGCGTCAGCCAGCGAACCCAGGAGTTCGGCCTACGGATGGCGCTCGGTGCGAGCCGCCTTGCCGTGCTGCGGCTTGTGCTGCGCCAGGGCCTGACATTGGCGATCATCGGGATCATGCTGGGCGTGGCCGGCGCGAACTCCTTTGGTCGCCTGCTCGCGAGCTTCCTCTTCGACACGCCGGGCACCGATCCAATCGTGCTCGCAGCGGTTGCAGCGCTGTTTCTGATCGCGACCGCCCTTGCCACAGCCGGCCCGGCTCGCCGTGCGACCACGATCGATCCGCTCCGCGCGTTGAAAGGCGAGTAA